A portion of the Nitrospira sp. genome contains these proteins:
- a CDS encoding DUF87 domain-containing protein, which translates to MPPKKKEPVKPKPFQGQAGASSAEDFEKLGVFYLGRPYDLAAKQAKPGWLLYDSKDLVTHAVCVGMTGSGKTGLCLSLLEEAAIDNIPAIIIDPKGDLGNLLLTFPSLKGEEFQPWINEDDARKKGMSSADYAKAQAELWTKGLAGWQQDGARIQRLRDAADFAIYTPGSNAGLPVSILKSFAAPASDVLNDAELLRERISTTVTSLLGLLGIEADPIQSREHILLSTILDRTWRKEEDLDLAALIQAIQSPPVSKIGVMDVDSFFPSKERFALAMKLNNLLAAPGFQAWLGGEALDIQRLLYTSSGKPRHAIFSIAHLNDAERMFFVTLLLSQMVGWMRAQSGTTSLRAILYMDEIFGYFPPVANPPSKGPLLTLLKQARAFGLGVVLATQNPVDLDYKGLANTGTWFIGRLQTERDKARVLEGLEGASSSAGKTFDRGRMEQTLAGLGSRIFLMNNVHEDEPVVFETRWCLSYLRGPLTRTQITQLTDPMRREALSVERETPASRSALSTQSSALKSRPMLPPDVPQHFVPLRGSKPEGSDLAYAPMLLGASQIRFADSKSAVDQTQDVTVLASITEGPVAVDWDKAAAVDLTVGDLESSPEDGAQFLALPASAGKVKNYEGWSKDFGGWLYRTQKVELWKSPSTGEISKPGESERDFRVRLQQGGREQRDKGADALRRKYAAKIASLQDRIRRAESAKEKQQAESRSSQVQAAISVGASILGAFLGRKTISAANIGRATTAIRSAGRVMKESQDVGAAEENVAALQRQLADLEAQFKSESEALAAATDPLNEKLEAISIKLTKANIAVKLVALAWVPQWRDPQGSLRPAWT; encoded by the coding sequence ATGCCGCCGAAAAAGAAAGAGCCGGTTAAGCCGAAGCCCTTTCAGGGCCAGGCGGGGGCGAGCTCCGCCGAAGACTTCGAAAAGCTCGGGGTCTTTTATCTCGGCCGTCCGTACGATCTCGCAGCCAAACAAGCCAAACCAGGCTGGTTGCTCTACGATTCCAAAGATCTGGTAACGCACGCGGTCTGCGTGGGCATGACCGGCAGCGGCAAAACCGGGCTCTGCCTCTCGTTGCTGGAAGAAGCGGCGATCGACAATATTCCGGCCATCATCATCGATCCCAAGGGCGATCTCGGCAATTTGCTCCTGACGTTTCCCAGCCTCAAGGGCGAAGAGTTTCAACCCTGGATCAACGAGGACGACGCGCGCAAGAAGGGCATGTCCTCTGCCGATTATGCCAAGGCCCAGGCGGAACTCTGGACGAAAGGTCTCGCAGGCTGGCAACAGGACGGCGCGCGCATTCAGCGCCTACGCGACGCGGCGGACTTTGCAATCTATACGCCGGGGAGCAACGCGGGCTTGCCCGTTTCCATTCTGAAATCCTTTGCGGCACCGGCGTCCGACGTGCTGAACGATGCTGAATTGTTGCGCGAGCGGATCAGCACGACGGTGACCAGCCTGCTGGGCCTGCTCGGGATCGAAGCCGATCCGATCCAAAGCCGCGAGCACATTCTCCTCTCGACGATTCTCGACCGGACGTGGAGGAAAGAGGAAGACCTCGATCTGGCCGCGTTGATCCAGGCGATTCAATCGCCGCCTGTGTCCAAGATCGGTGTGATGGACGTGGATTCGTTCTTCCCATCTAAGGAACGGTTTGCGCTGGCCATGAAACTCAACAACCTGCTTGCGGCGCCCGGATTTCAGGCTTGGCTTGGTGGCGAAGCGCTGGATATTCAACGGCTGCTCTATACCTCGTCGGGGAAGCCGCGCCATGCCATCTTCTCGATCGCGCATTTGAACGATGCAGAACGCATGTTCTTCGTGACCCTGTTGCTCAGCCAGATGGTCGGATGGATGCGGGCTCAGTCCGGCACGACGAGTCTGCGGGCCATCCTCTACATGGACGAAATCTTCGGGTATTTCCCGCCGGTGGCGAATCCGCCGTCGAAGGGGCCGTTGCTCACGCTATTGAAACAGGCGCGGGCGTTCGGATTGGGCGTCGTCTTGGCGACGCAAAATCCTGTCGATCTCGACTACAAGGGGCTGGCCAACACCGGCACCTGGTTCATCGGTCGGCTGCAAACCGAGCGGGACAAGGCCCGCGTACTGGAAGGGCTGGAAGGGGCCTCCTCCAGCGCCGGCAAAACATTCGATAGGGGACGGATGGAACAAACGCTCGCCGGCCTTGGCAGCCGAATCTTTCTGATGAACAATGTGCATGAAGACGAGCCGGTGGTGTTCGAGACGCGCTGGTGTTTATCCTATCTAAGGGGTCCGCTCACCAGAACGCAGATTACGCAGTTGACGGATCCAATGAGACGCGAAGCGTTAAGCGTGGAGCGTGAAACACCAGCATCCCGCTCAGCACTCAGCACTCAGTCCTCAGCACTGAAATCACGTCCTATGCTGCCTCCAGATGTGCCGCAGCATTTTGTGCCCCTGCGCGGGTCGAAACCGGAGGGGAGCGATCTCGCCTATGCTCCGATGTTGCTGGGCGCTTCGCAGATCCGCTTCGCCGACTCGAAAAGCGCGGTCGATCAGACGCAGGATGTGACGGTCTTGGCGTCGATTACAGAGGGACCTGTGGCGGTCGATTGGGACAAGGCGGCCGCTGTGGATTTGACGGTCGGGGATCTTGAGTCGTCACCGGAGGACGGCGCGCAATTTCTCGCCTTGCCGGCGTCGGCCGGCAAGGTGAAGAACTATGAAGGGTGGAGTAAGGATTTCGGTGGATGGCTGTATCGCACGCAGAAGGTCGAACTCTGGAAGAGCCCGAGTACGGGGGAGATCTCGAAACCCGGCGAGTCCGAGCGGGATTTTCGCGTCCGGTTACAGCAGGGGGGCCGTGAGCAGCGTGATAAGGGCGCGGATGCCCTGCGCCGGAAGTATGCGGCGAAGATCGCGAGCCTTCAGGACAGAATCAGGCGGGCTGAGTCGGCGAAGGAGAAACAGCAGGCCGAGTCGCGTTCCAGCCAAGTGCAGGCGGCCATTTCAGTCGGCGCGTCGATCCTCGGCGCGTTTCTAGGGCGCAAGACCATCAGCGCGGCGAACATCGGCCGCGCCACGACGGCGATTCGAAGCGCCGGGCGGGTCATGAAAGAGTCTCAGGACGTCGGAGCGGCAGAGGAAAACGTCGCGGCGTTGCAGCGACAGTTGGCCGATCTGGAAGCGCAATTCAAGTCCGAGAGCGAGGCTCTGGCCGCGGCGACCGATCCGCTGAACGAAAAACTCGAAGCGATTTCGATCAAGCTCACGAAAGCCAACATCGCCGTCAAGCTCGTCGCCCTGGCCTGGGTGCCTCAATGGAGGGATCCGCAAGGATCGCTGCGGCCTGCGTGGACGTAG
- a CDS encoding BrnT family toxin has product MEFDWDERKASVNLKKHGVSFQEAAMVFGDPLAITFPDPDHSEHEPRFLTFGVSRSNRLLIVAHTERAGKTRIISARLMTKQERIIYEEG; this is encoded by the coding sequence ATGGAGTTTGACTGGGATGAGAGAAAAGCTTCCGTCAATCTCAAAAAACATGGCGTCTCGTTCCAGGAAGCGGCGATGGTGTTCGGAGATCCGCTGGCGATCACGTTTCCAGACCCGGATCATTCGGAGCATGAGCCGCGTTTCCTAACCTTCGGGGTATCGCGGTCAAATCGGTTGCTGATCGTTGCGCATACGGAGCGCGCTGGAAAGACCAGAATCATCAGCGCGCGTTTGATGACGAAACAGGAGAGGATCATCTATGAAGAGGGTTAG
- the dcm gene encoding DNA (cytosine-5-)-methyltransferase, which produces MNKTRTVAEFFAGIGLMRMGLEQAGWKVLWANDIDQDKMKMYRGHFDDGSAHFVLGDVHAIAPHEIPPVTLATASFPCNDLSLAGARRGLSGQHSGAFWGFVDAIRGMGRRRPPLLMLENVAGFLTSHDGNDFRDACLALNELGYAVDAFIIDAALFVPQSRQRLFLIGIKEKPKSDRSAESLGFYESPCRPQALADFILWHPEIRWSLRSLPSIVGANSMLRDIVEDLPANSPYWWSRQRAEYLLSQMSEKHRAVADKMIKGKTISYGTVFRRVRYGRSMAELRTDGIAGCLRTPRGGSGRQILFVAGSNRYGARLLTPRECARLMGADNFRISAPLNQALFGFGDAVCVPVVRWIAENYLTPAWKELNAKEIAKERYAAVV; this is translated from the coding sequence ATGAACAAAACACGAACAGTCGCGGAATTCTTTGCTGGAATCGGTCTCATGCGCATGGGGCTTGAGCAAGCTGGATGGAAAGTTTTATGGGCGAATGATATTGATCAAGACAAAATGAAGATGTATCGGGGGCACTTTGATGATGGAAGCGCTCATTTTGTCCTGGGTGACGTTCATGCGATCGCGCCACATGAAATACCTCCCGTCACCCTAGCTACAGCATCATTCCCATGCAATGATCTTTCGCTTGCGGGCGCGCGTCGCGGGCTTTCGGGCCAGCATTCAGGAGCATTCTGGGGGTTTGTCGACGCGATTCGTGGGATGGGGCGTCGACGCCCACCGCTATTGATGCTGGAAAACGTTGCCGGTTTTCTGACCTCTCATGATGGGAATGATTTTCGGGATGCATGTCTTGCCCTAAACGAGCTGGGCTATGCGGTGGACGCATTCATCATTGATGCGGCCCTATTCGTGCCGCAGAGCAGGCAGCGGCTATTTCTAATCGGAATAAAGGAAAAGCCTAAGTCGGATCGTTCGGCTGAGTCGCTCGGGTTTTATGAATCTCCGTGCCGACCTCAAGCACTGGCAGACTTTATTCTCTGGCATCCAGAGATTCGATGGTCGTTAAGAAGTTTGCCTAGTATCGTGGGAGCCAACTCAATGCTGCGTGATATCGTCGAGGATTTGCCGGCTAATTCACCTTATTGGTGGAGCAGGCAAAGAGCCGAGTATCTTCTCAGTCAAATGAGTGAGAAGCATCGTGCGGTAGCTGACAAAATGATCAAGGGCAAAACGATTTCATATGGGACGGTCTTCCGTCGAGTTCGTTACGGGCGTTCCATGGCTGAGTTACGAACGGACGGAATTGCTGGGTGTCTTCGCACACCCCGGGGTGGGAGCGGACGACAGATCCTTTTCGTGGCTGGCAGCAATCGCTACGGTGCGCGTTTGCTCACCCCTCGAGAATGCGCCCGTCTCATGGGCGCAGACAACTTCAGAATATCCGCTCCTCTAAATCAGGCTCTCTTTGGATTTGGGGATGCAGTTTGTGTCCCCGTTGTGCGTTGGATAGCGGAGAACTACCTGACACCTGCATGGAAAGAATTAAATGCCAAAGAGATCGCGAAAGAAAGATACGCCGCTGTCGTCTAA
- a CDS encoding response regulator transcription factor gives MAARTAHIRLLIVDDHEVVRIGLAAVLDLTPGIKVVGQASRKDEATRLCLRLKPDLVLLDIRLPDGSGVEAARDILAACPNTRVLFLTSFADDHTVLEAILSGGQGYVLKDIAADVLVKAIKTVASGQPLMDPRLTKYTLQLIKHGPSQPGASKRPLLSPQEQRLLPFVAEGLTNKEIAGQLNLSEKTVKNYLANIYSKLQIGRRSQVAAFYAGSFKNLSAPPTPK, from the coding sequence ATGGCGGCGCGCACCGCACACATCCGCCTCCTGATCGTCGACGACCACGAAGTCGTGCGGATCGGACTGGCCGCCGTCCTGGATCTGACGCCCGGCATCAAGGTCGTCGGACAGGCCTCCCGCAAGGACGAAGCCACACGGTTGTGTCTCCGGCTCAAACCGGATCTGGTCCTCCTGGATATTCGCCTTCCCGACGGCAGCGGCGTAGAGGCCGCGCGCGATATTCTCGCGGCCTGTCCGAATACCCGTGTGTTGTTTCTAACCAGCTTTGCGGACGACCATACGGTCCTGGAGGCGATTCTGTCGGGAGGCCAAGGCTACGTGCTCAAGGACATCGCAGCCGACGTCCTGGTCAAAGCGATCAAGACCGTGGCCTCGGGCCAGCCGTTGATGGATCCCCGACTCACCAAGTACACGCTGCAGCTGATCAAACACGGACCGTCGCAGCCGGGGGCGTCCAAGCGTCCCCTCCTGTCCCCGCAGGAACAACGATTGCTTCCGTTCGTGGCCGAGGGCTTGACCAACAAGGAGATCGCCGGGCAGCTGAACCTGAGCGAGAAGACCGTCAAGAATTACCTGGCAAACATCTACTCCAAGCTTCAGATCGGTCGACGCTCGCAAGTTGCGGCCTTCTACGCCGGAAGCTTCAAGAATCTGAGCGCACCGCCCACACCCAAGTGA
- a CDS encoding patatin-like phospholipase family protein: protein MTNSQEQGPYSLARVLEEEYAALHGPLPAGPPAASESERLASAYARIHGLPRRQAALCLSGGGIRSATFALGVIQGLAKLKLLDRFDYLSTVSGGGYIGSWLSAWIKNHRRGLAGVEEELQQPPQPDCVEPLPVAYLRAYSNYLSPRLGFMSADSWTLVGTYLRNLVLNWLVFIPFLLAGLAVPLLYRAALRSLAPDLLAGFCAFLGSTLLLVSLVYLHLCRPSLWKLRTSPSWRRFESQPAFLGLCLAPLLLGVASLSFGWYWHLRAERTVEHMTLNGWSSLTTFWVGGALMHTLAWLTAALVLRRPWNDLWRYLELLTIVLSGLLGGSLLWLTLAKSAPLSGLPRFEDWYTCAAVPGFLSLFLLAASVFIGIASRSTGDDDREWWGRSGSWVLIATVSWTGICGIVLFGPLVLAQIPGWITSAGGVTGLVTIALGFSARTAGQPEQERPNLWAKIATKGYVLLLAPLTIVLVLMALATLNSAVLHSAPLLQVGAYIAGLALFAVLMSFYININKFSLHAMYRNRLIRAYLGASRGTERTPNLFTGFDSHDNFQMAELAPVGAAVQRPFHVVNIALNLVHGNNLAWQQRKAQSFTASPLHCGSGNMIPGGYRPTREYGKNPAVGQAITIGTALAISGAAASPNMGYHSSPAVTLLLTLFNIRLGWWLGNPGEAGRTAYRRSCPEFAVGPLLSEAFGLTNDERRYVYLSDGGHFENLALYEMVRRRCRVIVVSDAGCDQLSRFSDLGNAIRKIRIDLGIEIELDVEKLRRKAGSPFSERRHVVGRIRYDLVDPGATSGLLLYLKPSLTGQEPTDILDYAASHPAFPHESTADQFFDESQFESYRKLGLYTVNEVFLDAAAETGLADDRLFDLLHSHGSG from the coding sequence ATGACGAACTCCCAGGAGCAGGGACCCTATTCGCTGGCCAGGGTGTTGGAGGAGGAATATGCCGCGCTTCACGGGCCGCTTCCGGCCGGCCCTCCGGCGGCTTCCGAATCTGAACGACTCGCATCGGCCTATGCGCGCATCCATGGCCTCCCACGCCGGCAGGCGGCCCTGTGCCTCTCCGGAGGAGGCATCCGCAGCGCGACCTTCGCCCTCGGCGTAATCCAAGGCCTGGCCAAGCTCAAACTCCTGGACCGGTTCGACTATCTCTCGACGGTCTCCGGAGGCGGCTACATCGGCAGCTGGCTGTCGGCCTGGATCAAGAATCACCGGCGAGGTCTTGCCGGTGTCGAAGAGGAGTTGCAACAGCCGCCGCAGCCGGACTGTGTCGAACCGCTGCCCGTCGCCTATCTTCGCGCCTACAGCAACTACCTCAGCCCGCGCCTGGGGTTCATGTCCGCAGACTCGTGGACGCTGGTGGGCACCTATTTGCGCAATCTCGTCCTCAATTGGTTGGTCTTCATTCCGTTTCTGCTCGCCGGACTAGCCGTGCCGCTCTTGTACCGGGCGGCGTTGAGGAGTCTGGCGCCGGACCTGCTCGCCGGGTTCTGCGCATTTCTGGGGAGCACGCTGCTGCTGGTCAGTCTCGTCTATCTCCACCTCTGCCGCCCGAGCCTCTGGAAACTGCGCACCTCTCCATCATGGCGACGGTTCGAAAGTCAGCCGGCATTTCTTGGATTGTGCCTCGCTCCCTTGCTGCTGGGTGTCGCCAGCCTGTCGTTCGGATGGTATTGGCATCTACGAGCCGAGCGGACCGTGGAACATATGACGCTCAACGGATGGTCGAGTCTGACGACGTTTTGGGTGGGAGGGGCGCTCATGCACACCCTCGCCTGGCTGACTGCCGCGCTGGTGCTGCGACGTCCGTGGAACGACCTCTGGCGCTACCTCGAACTCCTGACCATCGTACTCAGCGGGTTGCTGGGCGGCAGTTTGTTGTGGCTCACCCTGGCCAAATCGGCTCCGCTGTCCGGACTCCCGCGATTTGAGGACTGGTACACCTGCGCCGCCGTTCCGGGATTCTTGTCCCTATTTCTGCTCGCGGCCTCCGTGTTCATCGGCATCGCCAGCCGCTCCACCGGAGACGACGACCGCGAATGGTGGGGCCGTTCTGGGTCCTGGGTCCTGATCGCCACCGTGAGTTGGACGGGCATCTGCGGGATCGTGCTCTTCGGCCCTCTCGTGCTCGCACAGATCCCCGGCTGGATCACCTCCGCCGGGGGTGTGACCGGACTCGTGACGATCGCGTTGGGGTTCAGCGCACGAACCGCGGGGCAGCCGGAGCAGGAGCGACCGAACCTGTGGGCAAAAATCGCGACGAAAGGATACGTGCTCCTGCTCGCGCCGCTGACGATTGTATTGGTGCTGATGGCGCTCGCCACACTGAACAGCGCGGTACTGCACAGCGCGCCCTTGCTGCAAGTCGGGGCATACATCGCCGGCTTGGCTCTGTTCGCCGTCTTGATGTCCTTCTACATCAATATCAACAAGTTTTCGCTCCACGCCATGTACCGCAATCGACTGATACGCGCCTATCTCGGAGCGTCGCGCGGCACGGAGCGAACGCCGAATCTCTTCACCGGATTCGACTCCCACGACAATTTTCAGATGGCGGAGTTGGCCCCCGTGGGCGCAGCGGTCCAGCGGCCCTTCCACGTCGTCAATATTGCCTTGAACCTGGTCCACGGAAACAATCTGGCGTGGCAGCAGCGAAAGGCGCAGTCCTTCACGGCCAGCCCGCTGCACTGCGGAAGCGGGAACATGATCCCGGGCGGTTACCGCCCGACTCGGGAATATGGAAAGAATCCCGCGGTAGGCCAAGCCATCACGATCGGCACCGCGCTGGCCATCTCAGGCGCAGCCGCGAGTCCTAATATGGGCTATCATTCGTCTCCCGCGGTGACGCTGCTGCTGACTCTGTTCAACATCCGGTTGGGATGGTGGCTGGGAAATCCGGGAGAGGCGGGCCGGACAGCCTATCGGAGATCCTGCCCCGAGTTTGCCGTCGGCCCCCTGCTGTCCGAAGCCTTCGGGTTGACCAACGACGAGCGGCGCTATGTGTATCTCTCCGACGGCGGGCACTTTGAGAACCTGGCCCTGTATGAGATGGTACGCCGCCGATGCCGCGTCATCGTCGTGAGCGATGCCGGCTGCGACCAACTCTCCCGGTTCTCAGACCTTGGGAACGCCATCAGGAAAATTCGAATCGATTTGGGTATTGAAATCGAGTTGGACGTCGAGAAGCTGCGGAGGAAAGCGGGGTCGCCCTTCAGCGAACGCCGCCACGTGGTCGGCAGGATTCGGTACGATCTCGTCGATCCCGGCGCGACGAGCGGCCTCTTGTTGTATCTCAAGCCGTCTCTGACGGGACAAGAGCCGACCGACATCCTCGACTATGCGGCAAGCCACCCGGCATTTCCGCATGAATCGACTGCCGATCAGTTTTTCGACGAATCGCAGTTCGAATCCTATCGGAAGCTCGGCCTATACACCGTCAACGAGGTGTTCCTCGATGCGGCCGCCGAGACGGGGTTGGCGGACGACCGTCTGTTCGATCTGCTCCACTCGCACGGGAGCGGATGA
- a CDS encoding TIGR00645 family protein, translating into MSSGTPPAPDSALESDREDTHPVEQVFETIVFASRWIQAPLYGGLIVAELLYAYKFLVELWDMAVHIRRLEETKFMLGVLGLIDVTMVANLLTMVIIGGYATFVSKLNLETHPDRPDWLTHVDPGTIKIKLAASLIGISSIHLLKAFVDVANENPEHIKWKIFIHLTFLSSAILLAWTDRLMLKKH; encoded by the coding sequence ATGTCCAGCGGAACCCCGCCCGCTCCCGATAGCGCCCTCGAATCCGACCGGGAGGACACCCATCCCGTCGAGCAAGTGTTCGAAACAATCGTGTTTGCCAGCCGCTGGATCCAGGCGCCTTTGTACGGAGGCCTGATCGTCGCCGAGCTGCTGTACGCGTACAAGTTTCTCGTCGAACTGTGGGACATGGCGGTGCACATCCGGCGATTGGAAGAGACGAAGTTCATGCTGGGGGTGCTGGGCCTGATCGATGTGACGATGGTGGCCAATCTCTTGACCATGGTGATCATCGGAGGCTACGCGACGTTCGTCAGCAAGCTGAATCTTGAGACCCATCCGGACCGCCCCGACTGGCTGACCCACGTCGATCCCGGCACGATCAAGATCAAGCTCGCAGCCTCCCTCATCGGAATCTCCAGTATCCACCTCCTCAAGGCTTTCGTCGATGTGGCCAATGAAAATCCGGAGCACATCAAATGGAAAATATTCATCCACTTGACCTTTCTCAGCTCGGCCATTCTGTTGGCCTGGACCGACCGGCTCATGCTGAAGAAGCACTAG
- a CDS encoding GIY-YIG nuclease family protein, whose product MPKRSRKKDTPLSSKPAGLPEDVAAIRAEIRKFFAKKDASTRRIGGFKHGVYAFYDYDREPIYVGQTEEKLSGRVSRHLTNQRTDAVAMNVLDPFEVAYIEVWPLDDQIKGLGKTEKKSFLDRAEYTVFQKVLRESALGAVLNEKEIAPRAEVALPISHKQCIIPESIYEHRKHPDIRIARRATTIASLARVISERDVSDGLRRTLLTQARRLERLAAQRIQELNITSDYKKR is encoded by the coding sequence ATGCCAAAGAGATCGCGAAAGAAAGATACGCCGCTGTCGTCTAAGCCTGCCGGGTTGCCAGAAGATGTTGCTGCCATACGCGCGGAGATCAGGAAGTTCTTCGCTAAAAAGGATGCAAGCACCAGACGAATAGGAGGCTTTAAGCACGGGGTCTATGCGTTCTATGACTATGACAGGGAGCCGATATACGTTGGACAAACCGAAGAAAAACTAAGTGGCCGCGTTAGTAGGCATCTGACCAACCAAAGAACCGATGCGGTTGCGATGAATGTGCTTGACCCCTTCGAGGTAGCCTACATTGAGGTCTGGCCTCTGGATGATCAGATCAAAGGCCTTGGCAAGACTGAAAAGAAGTCATTCTTGGACCGTGCAGAGTATACGGTGTTTCAGAAGGTCCTGAGGGAGTCAGCGCTTGGGGCCGTATTGAACGAGAAGGAAATAGCTCCCCGCGCTGAAGTCGCCCTGCCCATCTCACACAAGCAATGTATCATTCCTGAATCCATTTATGAGCATCGCAAACATCCAGATATCCGAATCGCTCGGCGTGCAACCACAATCGCGAGTTTGGCTCGCGTCATCAGTGAACGAGACGTGTCCGATGGGCTTCGGCGCACGCTTCTGACCCAGGCGAGAAGGTTAGAGCGGTTAGCCGCTCAGCGCATCCAAGAACTAAACATCACATCAGACTACAAGAAGCGCTAG
- a CDS encoding patatin-like phospholipase family protein has translation MMRSVAVAMTLVAGLILTGCFAKVQHLPAQPQGAEALFAPLPDQDLMVGLAVSGGGSRAATFAAGALEALAETPVQFKGTTRSVLETVGYMSSVSGGSLATAYYVAKKPPKSESMLGEQGLSPRYREFFSEYRTAMQTNFLKRGLIRQLTYFRALNPTKLAYSLSEVWDAQFLNEMTFAQLYERERRGDIPRAILNGTVYNSGQRFAFTTLPAADFDYDFISLLTKELKSPARPVPVTPEGMAIIQKGLDEASRHFLPLTFERIGADYRNLRLSLAVATSASFPPVVGPVTYQIEGTPTYLHVGDGGLFDNLGTESLTTLFLKKIPQGSPKRGLIIVIDTSFPFDAGAAALDHNDKGFQVFREDPSRIVGIMEERANTYQTLLWHSLRTQGVILPDFAHLRIVVLKHVDAEWSGYNDLPDVCRGDFPADVTPLQIKQTVALIPTQFKINTPCHGALLVKAARKVVEQYKHRIVNFIEAS, from the coding sequence ATGATGAGGAGTGTCGCCGTCGCCATGACCCTGGTCGCCGGGTTGATTCTGACCGGCTGCTTCGCCAAGGTTCAGCACCTGCCGGCGCAGCCGCAGGGCGCTGAGGCCTTGTTTGCTCCGCTCCCCGACCAAGATCTCATGGTCGGCTTGGCCGTCTCCGGCGGCGGAAGCAGAGCCGCGACGTTCGCAGCCGGCGCGCTGGAGGCGCTCGCGGAAACACCGGTCCAATTCAAGGGAACCACGCGCAGCGTCCTCGAGACGGTCGGTTACATGTCGAGCGTCTCGGGCGGAAGCCTGGCCACCGCCTACTATGTGGCCAAGAAGCCGCCGAAGTCCGAGTCTATGCTGGGTGAGCAGGGGCTTTCCCCGCGCTATCGGGAGTTTTTCTCGGAGTATCGGACGGCCATGCAGACGAACTTTCTGAAACGCGGCCTGATCCGGCAACTGACGTATTTCCGGGCGCTGAATCCGACCAAGCTGGCCTACTCGCTGTCCGAGGTCTGGGACGCGCAATTCCTCAACGAAATGACCTTCGCTCAGCTCTACGAGCGTGAGCGGCGCGGCGACATTCCCCGAGCCATTCTCAACGGAACCGTCTACAACTCCGGACAACGCTTCGCCTTCACCACGTTGCCGGCCGCCGATTTCGACTACGACTTCATCAGCCTTCTCACCAAGGAACTCAAAAGTCCCGCCCGCCCTGTGCCGGTCACCCCCGAAGGTATGGCCATCATTCAAAAAGGTCTCGACGAAGCGAGCCGGCACTTTCTCCCGCTGACCTTCGAACGCATCGGGGCGGACTACCGAAACCTCCGGCTGTCGCTCGCCGTCGCGACGTCGGCCTCGTTCCCTCCCGTCGTCGGCCCCGTGACGTATCAGATCGAAGGAACGCCGACCTACTTGCACGTCGGCGACGGCGGACTGTTCGACAACCTCGGAACGGAATCATTGACCACCTTGTTCCTGAAGAAGATCCCTCAGGGATCGCCGAAGCGCGGACTGATCATCGTGATCGACACCTCGTTCCCGTTCGACGCCGGAGCCGCCGCCCTGGACCACAACGACAAGGGGTTTCAAGTCTTCCGCGAAGACCCTTCACGCATCGTCGGCATCATGGAGGAGCGGGCCAACACCTATCAGACGCTCTTATGGCACAGCCTGCGAACGCAGGGCGTCATCCTACCCGATTTTGCCCATCTAAGAATCGTCGTGCTGAAGCATGTCGACGCCGAGTGGAGCGGTTACAATGATCTTCCAGACGTTTGCCGAGGCGACTTTCCCGCCGACGTGACTCCCCTCCAGATCAAGCAAACCGTCGCGCTGATTCCCACGCAGTTCAAGATCAACACGCCGTGTCACGGCGCGCTGCTCGTGAAAGCCGCGCGCAAAGTGGTCGAACAATACAAGCATCGGATCGTCAACTTCATCGAAGCCTCGTAG